The Rhodothermales bacterium sequence TATTTTCTCAAACTCGGCCGTCAGGTCGAGTTGCAAAAAAATGATCCGCGTTGATGCCGGGCAATACTCCTCCCCGTTCCGACATCGATAAATCGACGTTGGAACTCGCCCCTCCTCGATTCGAGGAGGGGCCTGAATTGTCACGCGGCAGCGCACTCCTTTGTAAACTGTCCGAAGTATTAAAGGTGCAACATGCAAAATGGGCGGCCGAGAGAATGAGGGACACCTGTTCTCGGCGCTCCGTGGTCTACGACTATGGTTCTTGGTTTTTTTAAAAACAACGGGAAACGTATACCCCGAGGGGGCGTATAGAGCACACTTTTACCGGCACGTGCGGGTAGAGGACCAACACATTGTGGTGAGCATATGCCCAAAATGAAGTCCAACAGCGGCGCGAAGAAGCGTTTCAAGGTGACCGGCACGGGCCGCCTGAAGCGTGAACGAGCGTTCGGCAATCACATTTTGACGAAGAAGACGCAGAAGCGTAAGCGCAAGCTCCGCCAGGCCACCCTGGTGAGCGCGGTCGATGAGCCGCGTATGAAGCGCATGTTGAGCGTCTGATCGTTCCGGATTCAGGAGTTAGATAAGAAGCGTTAGATAAGAAGAGTAAGGTACCATGCCACGAGCTAAAAATAACGTTGCCGCCCGCCGGCGTCGCAAAGGGGTCCTGGCCCTTGCTAAGGGCTACTGGGGACGCCGCAGCAAGGTGTTCACCGTCGCGAAGAACACCGTCGAGCGGGCCCTGGCGTTTTCGTACCGGGACCGTAGGCAACGCAAGCGGCAGTTCCGCCGGCTCTGGATCGCGCGTATTAACGCCGCGGCTCGCCTCAACGACATGTCGTATTCCCGCCTCGTCGGCGCGCTGCGCAAATCGGAAATCCGCCTGAACCGCAAGGTCCTCGCCGATCTCGCCGTACACGATCCGGCCGCGTTCACGAAAGTGGTCGACCATCTCAAGAACTAGCGATGGTACGACGTTCTGCCAATCGATTTTTTACGACCACGCCTATCGCTTGCCGACCGGGGTGCTGATCGTTACGATTCGCCACGCTTTAAAAGTCCCGCCCCTGGTCACCCAGGTCAGGCGGGACTTTTTTGTATAGGCCCTTTTGCAGCGTCCACTAGCGTCACGTTGCCTTGCGGTGTCTAAACCAGGCGCTGCCCTCCACGCGACATCAAACGGGTATGGTAGAACAGCTCGACCAATTGCGCCGGGACATCGAGGCCACCGCGCTCGACACGTCCGAGGCGATCGACACCTTCCGAATCCAGTATCTGGGCCGCAAAAGCGGCCGGATCACGGATCTTTTTCAGGGCCTGAAGGACGTGCCGCCGGCGGAGAAGCCGGCGATGGGGCACCGCATCAATGCCATCAAGGTCCTGGCTGAGGAACGCCTTGAGGCGGCGCTCCAACAGCTCAAAGCCGCGGCCGCGCCGTCGACGGCGAATCTGGACATCACGCTTCCGGGCCGGCAGGTCCCGCTGGGGTCCGACCATCCGCTCACCCAGACCCTCTGGGAAATCCAGCGGATCTTCGCGCACTTCGGCTTCGATATCGCCCTGGGGCCTGAAATCGAGGACGACTGGCACAACTTCACCGCCCTCAACTTCCCGCCCGACCACCCCGCCCGCGACATGCAGGATCCCTTCTTCCTGCGCGAGGGCCGGCGCGACGGAGACGCCGTGGTGCTCCGGACGCATACCTCGCCGGTCCAGATTCGCGTCATGGAGCGCCAGAAGCCGCCTATCCGCGTCATCGTGCCGGGGCGGGTGTACCGCAACGAGTCGATCACCTATAAGTCCTACTGCCTCTTCCACCAGGTCGAGGGCCTGTACGTCGACGAAGGCGTGACACTGGCCGATCTCAAGCAGATCCTGAACCTGTTCGCCCGCGCCATCTTCGGCAACGACGTCGTCACCCGCCTGCGCCCCAGCTTCTTCCCGTTCACGGAACCCAGCGCCGAACTCGACATCTGGTGGCGCAACCCCGCGTTGCCGGGCGGAGGACGCTGGATGGAGATCCTGGGTAGTGGGATGGTGGACCCGAACGTGCTCGAATCCGTCGGGATCGACTCCGAGCGGTATACCGGCTATGCGTTCGGGATGGGCGTCGAGCGGATCGCGATGCTGCGCTACAATATCCAGGACATCCGCGTATTCTACGAAAACGATATCCGCTTCCTCGAACAATTCTGACCCCCTGCCGCCATGAAACTGAGTTATAACTGGCTTGGCGATTATGTCGCGCACGGGCTGGACGCCGCGGGGCTGGCCGACCGGCTCACGATGGCCGGCCTGGAAGTGGACGATGTGGAGCAACGCGGTGAGGCGCTCGACGGTGTCGTGGTGGGGCACGTGCTGGCCATCCAGCCGCACCCGAATGCCGACCGGTTGACGCTTTGCCGCGTGGACCTCGGCGCCGGCGAGCCTGTCCCGATCGTGTGCGGCGCGCCCAATGTGGCCGCCGGCCAGAAGGTGGCCGTGGCGACGGTCGGGACGACGCTGTCCCTCCCCGGTCGCGAATCGCCCGACGAACGGGTGGCCATCACTATCAAGAAAGCAAAGATACGGGGCGAGGAGTCTCAGGGCATGATCTGCGCCGAGGACGAACTCGGCCTCTCGGCCGATCACGCCGGCATCCTCGTGCTGGACGCAGACGCCGTCGTGGGACAGCCGTTTGCCGCCTACCTCGGCGGGAAGGGTGTGGCGCTGGTCGACTATGTGCTGGACGTCTCGATCACCCCAAACCGGCCCGACGCCATCAGCCATATCGGCATGGCGCGGGACGTCGCGGCGGTAGGGCGCATGCCGCTGAGGCGGCCGGCCGTGGCGTTGCCCATCGCCGGCGGCGCCGTGCTCGACCGGATTTCGGTTGTCATCGAGGCCCCGGAGGCGTGTCCGCGGTATGTGGCCATGGTCGTGGAGGGGATCGCGGTTCGGGAGTCGCCGGCGTGGCTCAAGCAACGCCTCACGGCGATCGGGCTGCGGCCGCGAAATCATGTGGTCGACGTCACCAACTATGTCATGTACGAGTGCGGCCAGCCGCTGCACGCGTTTGATTACGACCAGGTGGCCGGCCGGAAGATCGTTGTCCGCCAGAGCCAGGGCGGCGAGTCGGTGGTGACGCTCGACAGCAAGGAACGCAAGCTGCCGGAAAACACGCTGCTAATCTGTGATGCCGACCGGCCCGTGGCGATCGCCGGCATCATGGGGGGCGAGAACTCCGAAGTCACCGCTTCCACTACCACCGTGTTCATCGAGAGCGCCTATTTCGAGCCCTCGGCCATCCGGCGGACGGCGCGGCAGCTCGGGTTACAGACCGACGCGTCGTATCGGTTCGAGCGCGGTGTTGATGCTACCGGCCAGCCCTGGGCGGCGGCCCGGGCGGCGGCGCTGATTTCGGAAATTGGTGGCGGGACGATCGTGCCCGGCATGGTGGATGCGCACCCGAATGCGCCGCCCGAGCGGACGATTCTGATGCGGC is a genomic window containing:
- the rpmI gene encoding 50S ribosomal protein L35, which encodes MPKMKSNSGAKKRFKVTGTGRLKRERAFGNHILTKKTQKRKRKLRQATLVSAVDEPRMKRMLSV
- the rplT gene encoding 50S ribosomal protein L20 produces the protein MPRAKNNVAARRRRKGVLALAKGYWGRRSKVFTVAKNTVERALAFSYRDRRQRKRQFRRLWIARINAAARLNDMSYSRLVGALRKSEIRLNRKVLADLAVHDPAAFTKVVDHLKN
- the pheS gene encoding phenylalanine--tRNA ligase subunit alpha, translating into MVEQLDQLRRDIEATALDTSEAIDTFRIQYLGRKSGRITDLFQGLKDVPPAEKPAMGHRINAIKVLAEERLEAALQQLKAAAAPSTANLDITLPGRQVPLGSDHPLTQTLWEIQRIFAHFGFDIALGPEIEDDWHNFTALNFPPDHPARDMQDPFFLREGRRDGDAVVLRTHTSPVQIRVMERQKPPIRVIVPGRVYRNESITYKSYCLFHQVEGLYVDEGVTLADLKQILNLFARAIFGNDVVTRLRPSFFPFTEPSAELDIWWRNPALPGGGRWMEILGSGMVDPNVLESVGIDSERYTGYAFGMGVERIAMLRYNIQDIRVFYENDIRFLEQF
- the pheT gene encoding phenylalanine--tRNA ligase subunit beta; amino-acid sequence: MKLSYNWLGDYVAHGLDAAGLADRLTMAGLEVDDVEQRGEALDGVVVGHVLAIQPHPNADRLTLCRVDLGAGEPVPIVCGAPNVAAGQKVAVATVGTTLSLPGRESPDERVAITIKKAKIRGEESQGMICAEDELGLSADHAGILVLDADAVVGQPFAAYLGGKGVALVDYVLDVSITPNRPDAISHIGMARDVAAVGRMPLRRPAVALPIAGGAVLDRISVVIEAPEACPRYVAMVVEGIAVRESPAWLKQRLTAIGLRPRNHVVDVTNYVMYECGQPLHAFDYDQVAGRKIVVRQSQGGESVVTLDSKERKLPENTLLICDADRPVAIAGIMGGENSEVTASTTTVFIESAYFEPSAIRRTARQLGLQTDASYRFERGVDATGQPWAAARAAALISEIGGGTIVPGMVDAHPNAPPERTILMRPARAVRVLGVAIDPAIMVVLLEALGFVVAMGRELQGEPALACTVPGYRPDVEREIDLIEEVARLYGYDKIPLPSHVPVAALAPAVAPETRAMQRAQGYLTGLGFREIYTNSMLSRETAERFNLPVLTAAGHPGAVVETLKPISQEMAALRPSLLPGMLAVMAHNQNHGHDVLRFLEFGHVFSTTAAAGVLVPGYGEHTSLLMAASGPAERVNWTNKERLADFYDLKGIVEGLISRLGLAEVAYIPVYVPTAITLYHLEMWVGGRLAGVLACASNDVRSLYDLKEAVFFAEMNWDVLAAAVPDAAGVNYRPISRFPSVDRDLAVLMDASVQIGAAMADIRVVAGGMLRRLTVFDEYRGDQVPAGKKSVAFGLRFSADRTLQDEEVDRMLARILERLQNEHGAELRR